The DNA segment TTAAAGTCTGAAATATTTTTAAATGAACTGGATAAATTGATCGTAATATTGCCACCTTGTGTAATTAATTTACCAGCAGCAGTACTACTATTTAATTTATTTAAAAGACTGGTAATATCGATAGGAGAAAGTTTGTATTGTGCCATTTTATTAGGATTTAAGCTAACACGTACGGCTAGTGTTTGTGCAGTTAAATCAATACCACTAACACCAGGGACTTGATTTAAATCTTGGGTGATGGCACTTTCAACATAGGATGCTGTTTGGCCTGTGGTTTTATTTGGGTCGGTTACACCAAGTAAAATAATTGTATTGCCACCACCTGATTGTTGAAGTTGTGGAGTTTGAGTATTTTCAGGTAAATTCACCGATGAAATTGATCGAGAGATATCTGCTTGAGCAGAGACGAAATCAGCCTTAGAGATATTATTAAATTTAATTTTGATAAAGCTTCTTCCATCAACAGAGAATGCATTGATAAAAGCAATATTAGGAACATTTGATAGTGATGAGACAATTTTTTGTGTCACATCGCTTTGTACTACTTCAGCACTTGCACCTGGATAAACTGTCATTATGCGTAAAGTTGGTTTAAATTGTTTGGGCTCAAATCGTACAGGCAGAAGTAATAAGGTTAATAAGCCAAAAAGAATAATTGTAGCTGAGATGACAATAGATAAGACCGGGCGTTCGATACATAGCTTAGATAAATTCATTTATTTAGTTACCTTAACAGCCATACCGTCAGTGATGCCATTAGCATTTTTAATAATTTTTACTCCAGGGTTAATTCCTGATTTGATAATATACTGGCCACTAGAAGATACAAGCCCGACATCAATTGATATTGCTTTTGCTTTACCATCAACAATTTCAAATACGCTATAACCTTTATTAATCAATGCAAGTGCACTCATTGGTACTAAAATTACCTTACTTTGAGCATTAAGAATATGGTTAACATCAACGTTCATACCAGGCGATAGTAAATCATCAACATTATTATATTTTGCTCTGACATTAAAAGTTAAAGAATCCGTATTTACATCTGGAGAGATATAATTAACGATGGCTTTAAATTTTTGGTTTGGGTAGGCGTCTGTTGTTATGATTACACTTTGGTCAATTTTAACTTTACCGATTAACGTTTCAGGTAAAGCATACTCAACTTCAAGGTCCTTTCGATCTACAAGTGTTACTAATGCGCTACCACTTTCAACATAGCTTCCAATAGCAACTTCAGCGACACCTGTTTTGCCATCAAAAGGTGCTTTAACTTTTGTATGCTCATAGTTTGCTTGTGCTGATTGATAGTTTGCAAGTGCAGTTTGGTATTGTGCTTTGAACTTGTCTAACTCTTCTTTTGAGACAGCTTGGGCGTCTTTATAAAGTGTTTGATAGCGTTGATAGTCAGCTGTTAGTTGATCGAGTTGAGCTTGTGCTGTTTGTAAAGCAGACAATGCGTTTGCATCATCAACTGTTAATAGCAATTGTCCTTTTTTAACCAATTGACCATTGGTAAAGTTAATTGACTGAATAACGCCTGTAACTTGGGATTTTAAATCAACCGAATTCGGTGCAATTAATGAACCATAGGTTGTATATAATTCTGGAGAGTTGGTTTCTTTTAATTCAATTAAATCAACATAAGTTGCTTCTTTATGACTTGAAACAAGAGACTTTGAAGCATTTGAATGGAAATAAAAATAGTAAATACATGATGCAATAATAATAATTGCGATAACAATGATTAAAGTTAAGTACTTTCTCATAAAATATGGGTATATCCAGTAGAATTTTATTCTATTTTATAGCATATCATATTCATTGGTTATTTAATTTAATATTTTTATTTTTAGAGGATTAAAAGTAATCTAAATATTGCTAATCACTTAGATTCAATTTCGACCTAATAAGGCAGAAAAATTCCAGATTGCAAATTTAATGTTATTTGTATTGATATCATATTGTTGCTGTAGTGTTTGGGTTAGCGCTTGATTAAATTGGCATAAGTTTTGTTTTGACCAGCCAGTGTCACCAAAAAATTTAGGCTCACCGGAGAGGGTAATAAAGACTTCAGCATTACTATCATTAGGTTTGCTATTTAATGGTTTTTTAGAAAATAAATAAGCCAGATAATCAGCAACCAAAGTTGGGTTTTGTGAAGTATATATTGTATTTTGCATTCTATTTTGTGCTACAGCAAGTGGCAGGATATTACCTGTATAAGGCTTGCTACCCATATTGGCATCAACAACACGATAAGTTGTTCCAGCTTGTAATGTGCCAGTAGAAGATTTAGGTAAATCAGGTGTTGTTTGTCCTTGTTCAAACGTGAAACTTGATTCTAAATTATAATATTGTGGATAACCATAATCTAAATCATTTGGACCATAACGAGATACATCACCATAGCTTGGACCGACATATCCATAGCTAACAGCGGGTTCTGCTAATGTAATACCTGTAGGACATAATGAGGCAGCATTACCATTAAGGCATGATTTTTCTGCTCGAAGATCATTAATATCTTGTGGTTCTAAATAACTTTGTTCAATTGAAAATTCAGTAAAGCCTTTACCTGAAGGAAAGACAGCATTGATTTTATTCATAAGTATGATGCTATTACTCATAACACATTGCCAACTGATGCAATTTTGTGTATTGGGATTTCCATTATCAGGGTTCCACCAGATATGATATTTAGCACTACTTTTAGAATTATCAGGGTGAAAGCCAATACTGATTGTGTGATTTCCATAAACAGAGTATAACGCTTTGATAAGGTTTTGATACTTTTTAACGAGCTGGTTATAGGCTTCTATCGTTGTTATTCCAGCAAGTGTAACACGTAGATTAATACGTTCAACATTAGGTGCAAGTTGATAGATATCATTAGCATATTGTTGAATATTATCCGGTGGTTGTGTTTCAGCAATCAATGCTTTGATCCAATTATTATTACAAGTTGTTGTATTTTCATGAGCAGATATAAAATTAGGTAAGCCTATAACTAATAAAAACATGGTAATGAAGTAATTAAATTGAAAATTCATATTTGTTACTTTACCTTAAAGCAGTTGTTAATTTGGTTTTATAATCATAGTTGATCTATGATAATGTAGCGAATTTTTACTAATGTAGATCGTAATAATTAACTTATGCATTGATTAATTGAAGTGGTTTTGCATGGGTAGTTTTACTAGGATTAAATAAATTTTTAGGCATCATAGGGTAATGATGATTATTTAGCGTATTTTGTTTAACAAAACGACTAAACTCATTAACACTTACTTCAAATGATTGGCGATCTGCTCGTCTAACATAGAAATCCATCATTTTAGGCTGTAGTTCGATAATCTGTTGATGTATTTGCTCATAACGTTTTAATTTTTGTTCAATAGTGAGAGATTGATTTTCTATTAGTTGATTTGCATAGTACTTAATGTAATTGGTTACAGCTTGATTCATATAAAAATTACAGTGTTTCGATTCAACTGATTTAAGAGGCTTGAGATTGAAAAGTTTATTGATATTTTCAACAAATGATTGCAGTTTATCGATATTAATAGCTTGAGTATCTACGCATTTTAATAAAATATGATTAAAGCATTCTTTTTTAATATCTGGATTGTTAATTTTATCAATTAAAAACACTAATGAATCAATGATATTTTGATCAAAAAAATCATCTAGGTTATATAATAAATCAATTTGCTCTTGTAAATTGAAAATAGATAAGCTTTGCGCTAATTCATATTGGCATGTTTTAGGATAAAGTGTTAATAATGCCTTGATTGTTTTTATAGGTAATTCGTTTTCTGGCAAAGTATTTTGGTATTCATTGTATAATTGTTTGATTGCAGAATTAATGGTGTGATATTTTTGTATAATATAAAATTTAGCTGCTCGATAGCGTTGATATAGACTACCTTTAGGGTTTATACGCTTATAGTTATGAATAATATAATGATTAATGTCACCAAAAATACTTAAATAATTTTGTTCATGATTAGCATATTTATCATTTAATTGAGTAATTAGCTCTCGATGATGGCGTTTTTTAAAAAAGCCAGGGTTATTGTATTGATTAAAAAATGATAATAAATCTGCGATATCAATAGGCTGCTGTTTTGCTAACTGATGCTTTGGTTTAATTAAACAATAAGTTTTATAAACTAAAAAGGGTGTTGCTAATACAGCACCTGCAATGATACAGCCTAAAGATACAGCAGCATCAGCTAATGGGTGTTGACTAATTAGAATATCAATACCAGCTGCAGCAGCAAGTGAGTTTTTAATGGTGTTAACATAATCTCTAACCGTTGAAAATGGTTTTGAAATAGCTTTATATACTTTATAGATTGGGTTATTTTCAAATTTATCTTTTTTAGCATTGAGTTGGATTTCTTTATTGGTTAAGGCAATTTTTAGTTGTGCTTTAATTTCATCATCTGTTTGACCGTCAATATGCCCAATATATTTTTTATAATTAGGATCATGTTTAAATTGATCATGATATGTAAGCAACTTATTTTCTTTATCTAGTGTTTTTAGAAATTTAAGATATTCAAACTCTTCTTTTAACTGTGTTTCTTTTTCTTTGAAATATTTATTAATAATAGAACCTAAAGTATAGATACCATAAAATACAGCCATACCAATAGCGACAGGTGGTACAGAAGCTGATACACCAAATAAACCTAAGAGCATAAATATATTACCAGCAACATATAACCCATCTGTTAAGCCATCAATAACATTGGTAAAAATAAGCTTGCGGTTATTTTTAGTGTTTGGTGGTTTTATTGTATTAATGGAATGTGTAGTAGAATTGATAAGGTATTGCTCGATTGCTTTTAAGTTAGCATTTCTTTTCTCTTCAAGTTTTAATTTATACAGATTATTTGCAACTAATAAAATACCAACTGTAAATCCAATAGCACCAGCAGGTGAAAGTAGTGAAGATGCAATACTTTGATGGCTAAATGTAGCAACTAAATTTGAAATATTAATCACTGCATGACGGCCATTTTTAGCGCCACTTAAACCAGTTCTAAATTGTTTATAATACTGATCAGTTTTTTTATGTGTATGAAATTGAGAGTACGCTTTAAAACTACCAAATATGCCAAGCATTACAAATAAGCTTAAGGATGAGTAATAGGTTGCATCATGCTCAAAATTTAATTCTTTGCCAGAGATATCTTCAAAATAGCCTAAAATACTTTCTGCTAAATAAATTGAGTCAGCTTGTTGGTCAAATGCATTTAAAATACGTTGATAGTAATAACGTTCATTGTCAAACTTATTTTGATAATAAATATTGTCTAATTCAGTATAACTCATCATAAGTACCTAAAACTGAATATTTTGACGTTATTATGGCAAAGAACTGTTACATATTTATTAAATGTGTGATTTATTTGTTTTGAATTAATATAAGCTGATTATTTTTTTGTTGCATTTCAAGACGTCTTAATGCACTCATACCGAGTAAAATATAATCATCATCAGATGATGGGTTAATACTAGCTACAACATGATTAAGCGTAATGCTACCAATTGTTAATTGATCAATATAAGTTCGATAGATAGTAATTTTACCATTAGCAGTCATTGCTTGATAGCGTGCACCTCTTTTAAGACCTATTGTTTTAGCAATAGACTCTGGGATAGAGACGCTGGTTGCACCGGTATCAACGATAAATTTAACTTTATGATTATTAATATAACCATAGGTGGCATAATGATGGTTGATAGCATTTAGAATTACAGTATTGCGATGGAGTGTTTCATTGGATTCTGGTGTTAGCTGTTTCTCTTGATTTGTTTGCATAATTATATGAATAATAAATGCTAGGCAAATAAAAGCTGCAATCCAGAATATATAAATCGTTTTTTTTTGCATTTAAATCTTAAAACCAACCACGAATGGTATGTCCTATATTTGTAAAAAATCCAGCTTTTTCAACAGATTGTAAAGCATATACAGGTGTGGTGACAAGTATCTTTCCTTTTAAGGTAACAGTTAAAGTACCGACTACTTGATCTTTTTTAATGGGGGCTTTTAAATTTTCATTCGCCATAACATTTAAATGAATAAGTTTATCTTGGCCTTTAGCAAGTGTTAAAACTACATCATTTTTAACAGCTACTGGTAATTGATATTGGTAAGTTTCAGCATTATTAATACGCAGTTTAGCAATGCTTTTTCCATGATCTGCAACATCGTAGTTTTCAAAAAATCTAAACCCATAGGTTAGAAGTTTATTTGATTCTTCAGTTCTAGCTGTATCACTTGGCGCACCTAAAACAATAGCGATTAGACGTCTACTATCTTTTATTTGAGAAGATGCAAGGCTAAAACCTGCCTGGTCAGTATAGCCTGTTTTTATTCCATCAACACCTGTTTTTTGATTCAGTAATCGGTTGCGATTATTTTGTGTAATACCATTAAATGTAAAACTTTTTTGACTGTAAAGTTTATATAGCTCAGGAAAAGTATGAATATAAGCTCGCGATAAAATAGCCATATCATAGGCAGAAGTATATTGATTTTTAGCCGGTAATCCATCTGAGGTTGAAAAGTTGCTATGATTCATTCCTAACTGTTTGGCAGTATGGTTCATTAATTCAACAAATGATTGTTCACTGCCTGCAACAAATTCAGCTAAGGCAACTGTTGCATCATTTCCAGAAGAAATGACCATGCCTTTAAATAAATCGCCAACTGTTAAATGATCAGATGGTTTAATAAACATTTTTGATCCTGGTGTTTTCCAGGCCTTTTTACTAATTGGGACTACTTCACCCCATTTGATCATATTATCATGTAATGCTTGACCTATTACATAAGCAGCAAGTATTTTTGTAAGGCTTGCAGGTTTATGCTCTTTATTCATATTTTTTTCAGTTAAGATTTCACCAGTTTGATAATCCATTAATACCCAGGCAGCTGCATTAAGTCTAATTTTAGGTGGTTCAGGAATAACGGTTGGAATTGATTGTTGTGGCATATAATGTGTTGAGGTATTTTGTGCAAGTTGTATTTGAGGTTTATTATCAACTTTAATCATACTTTGGTTAGTATTAGCAATTGTTACTGAGGCTGTAGAAGTTATAATAATAGAGCCTAAAGCAATTAACCCATATGATTTGATTGGATGAATCATTTTCCTTTATACTCCTTATAAATGATTTTAAGTCGCTATTTGTTAATTCTAGTATAGATTTGAAATCCTTTAAAAATAAATAATTTTCTAGTACTTATGGTTATTTTTTCTGATTGGCTTTAGTGTTGATTATATGAAGCACTTAAACTTTTATTGTTTTTTTCAGTTTTTAGTATGACTTATTATGCTTAAACTAAGCGTAAGCGAAATATAATAATAACAAATTAGTAAGAGATTTTAATGAAATTAAGTATATATCAGAAAGTTTTTATCTTAGGTTTTAGTTTTTTTCCTGGCTTTGTATTCGCTAAGTGTGAAACAGTTGCTAAAGTGGAGATGCAAAACTCTTGCCCATTTGCAATTAATGTTATTGTTGATAATAAGTCACCACAAACAATACAGCCGGGTGATACGAAGATGGTTGGGGATGTGTCAAATGGAACGATAAAATTTACAGATGGGATAAATAACGATATTAATACAGATTATGGAGAGATTAAAGTTAGTAAAACTGATACGGGTTCTGGGTGTCAGCATCATATTAAAGAAGATAAGGCTCATGGAGATTTTAGTGATCCAGATGGTTTTGATGATAGAAGTTCTGATAAAGGTAGTGGACAAAAGAAAACTTATACATGGCATTTTGATATATGCAGAAATGGCTATGATAATGCAGTAACAGTTCAAGCAATTGGCTTAGGTAATATTCATATTGAAAAAGATAATACTTATTATTCATCGAATGTAATTTATTTACAACCAAATGATAATGGTGGTTATGATACTTATGATATTACATTTAGCAATACTACAACCGCTTGTCATTTGAAGTATGATTATAATGGTAAATACTTTGTTTCATCATGTGATGGAAGTAATATTAAGGGGTTTTTTACAAATAATAATACGCAGTTAGTCTATATATGCCAACAAAATAGTTCCGGTAATTTAGAATGTCCATTTTTAAAATCCAATGCTGTATCAGAAAGTTATCATTATAATTATGGCGTTTAAAGCATATTACTTTAAACATGAAAATACTGAAAAAATAGCGCATTGTTTCAGTTTTTTGAGATTTATAGTTAATTATAATTAAATAAAACTATAAAAAATATGATTAATTAACAGGCGGGAGCAACAAACCATGACTAATTTAACACGAATCAAATCGGGTTGACTTCATTAAAATTACTTAGGTAATACATCTTTTAGAACTTCTATCTAAAGATAGCAAATTAACAAATTCTCTAGCACTTTAAATAAGTGTTTGTGGCTTATTATATTCAATAATATAGGTGAAAGTAGCGTATGAGTTCGACAATTTGGGGAACAGTCCCAGCAGGTGATGCCTCACAAAAAGTACTAAACACAATATTTGGTGGTGATGTTCAAACCTTATTAACAAGTATTAACCCAACACTATTTAGTACTACATTTAAGTATTTTAATGCAGGCCTTTTAGCTGTAGTTTTTATTATTTATGCTTTTGTTATTCTTGTTGGTACAGTTAATACAGCTAGAGATGGTCAGTTTTTAGGAAAAAACTGGAGTGGGCATTGGATCTCATTAAGAGCTATTTTTGGCACAATGTTTGCAGTGCCATTAAGTACAGGATATTGCGTTGCTCAATACTTGATCTTTGCAATGGTAACAGCAGGAGTGTCATTTGCTGATTATGTTTGGGAAAAAGTAGTTGGGGATGTTATAACGAATAATGTACCTCCGGTTGTTAGCTCAGAAGTATCAAATAATATTGATACTTATTTAGCTACTTTTATGATGAGTAATTTAACAAGAGATATGTTAGGTAATGATACGTTTGTAAAGCCTGAGGGTAGTTCAGGTAACGCTCCGTGTATTAAGGCAAATAATACATTGCCAGTTAAAGTAAAAGTTCCTCAATCAACTTATGATGCAAATGATAATGTTACAGGAACCAGTTATACAACTGAGAAATTTCAAGTTCATCCTATATCATGTGATATTAGTTTTTCAACAGATATTAATAATAGTTTTGTTCAATCGTATGCTGAACCATTAGCTACTGCAGTTCAACTAAATTCTGATGGTTCAATTAATTCTAGCGTAAAACCATTTGATAGTTATACATCGATATTAAATCAAGGCTTATCATCTTGGTCTCAAGTAGAAGGCAGTAATGATCAGTATATTCAATATAAATTAGATACAGCTGACTGGATTGGTAAACTTAATATTAATCAAATGGTTAATCAGCCAAGCCAAAGTGATATTAATACAATTGCAGATCAATATGGTTTATCTGATTATAGTTATTTAATAATTAATTTAGTTGAAGACCCTGATGAAATTTTAGATCCGAAATATTCGAATGCAATTAATGATACATCAACACAAATTATTAAAAAATTAGAAGAATATTCTGGTTCTATAACAGAAGAATGTGACTATTCAGATGATACAAATATATGTTATAAGGCTAAAAATTATGGTTGGTGGGATGCAGATACACTTTATCTTGATTTAGATAATAGTTTATCGCAGAACTTACAGAATCTATATGCCAATTTTGCTAAACTCTCTAATGCAGCAAACTTAGTTTCTAATCAAACAACGATTCCAATTGATTATCAATTTCTTAATGTTCATTACATAAGAGTTGAAAATGGGATTGATAATTTAATAAAGAACTCAGAGTCATTTGACCCAACAGATAATAGTAATTATCAATATCAAGCACAAGTTAACTTAGAACCATTTCAAGATCAGATAGCAGAAGATGATTCATTTACCACTTCAATGAGTGCAGTTAGAGATTTATTTAATCAGATTATCAGTGACTCCAGCTTATCTGATAGTGATAAAAGTTTATATCAACAACAAGTAAATAATCTTTTAACTGATGGTATGCAATTTCAATATGCACAGTATCTTTATATTGATTATTCATTAGTTAGTTCAGTTTATTCTCCCTATGTGGATTCAAGTATCAGTAATAGTAAAAAACAAACTGAAGCAAATAAATTATTTAACAAGGCTGTATTGCCAATTATTAATTTATTTACATTTTTTTCAGGCAATGATATTGATTTTGGTGGTAGTGAAGCTTCAGTTAATACATCAAATGTAACCGATCAAGCACAAGAGCTGTTAACGGAGATATTTAATTCATTAGGTACGAATGATAACTCAGCTGCAGCTGGTGGTTTATTACAACAAATTTATGATATAGGTTGTGTTAATGGTGACTGTAGTGGAGACAGTGACTACACCAATGATGAAGGTGGAACAGATTTTGCTGCACAAAATTTCAGTATGATTCAAAATGTGCAAGCAGTGGGTATGGCGCTGATTGAAGGAACAATTAATAGTATGATGGGTATTTTCTCTCATGCTAAAGATCAACTGCAAG comes from the bacterium SCSIO 12844 genome and includes:
- a CDS encoding efflux RND transporter periplasmic adaptor subunit encodes the protein MRKYLTLIIVIAIIIIASCIYYFYFHSNASKSLVSSHKEATYVDLIELKETNSPELYTTYGSLIAPNSVDLKSQVTGVIQSINFTNGQLVKKGQLLLTVDDANALSALQTAQAQLDQLTADYQRYQTLYKDAQAVSKEELDKFKAQYQTALANYQSAQANYEHTKVKAPFDGKTGVAEVAIGSYVESGSALVTLVDRKDLEVEYALPETLIGKVKIDQSVIITTDAYPNQKFKAIVNYISPDVNTDSLTFNVRAKYNNVDDLLSPGMNVDVNHILNAQSKVILVPMSALALINKGYSVFEIVDGKAKAISIDVGLVSSSGQYIIKSGINPGVKIIKNANGITDGMAVKVTK
- a CDS encoding retroviral-like aspartic protease family protein, with amino-acid sequence MQKKTIYIFWIAAFICLAFIIHIIMQTNQEKQLTPESNETLHRNTVILNAINHHYATYGYINNHKVKFIVDTGATSVSIPESIAKTIGLKRGARYQAMTANGKITIYRTYIDQLTIGSITLNHVVASINPSSDDDYILLGMSALRRLEMQQKNNQLILIQNK
- a CDS encoding D-alanyl-D-alanine carboxypeptidase — translated: MIHPIKSYGLIALGSIIITSTASVTIANTNQSMIKVDNKPQIQLAQNTSTHYMPQQSIPTVIPEPPKIRLNAAAWVLMDYQTGEILTEKNMNKEHKPASLTKILAAYVIGQALHDNMIKWGEVVPISKKAWKTPGSKMFIKPSDHLTVGDLFKGMVISSGNDATVALAEFVAGSEQSFVELMNHTAKQLGMNHSNFSTSDGLPAKNQYTSAYDMAILSRAYIHTFPELYKLYSQKSFTFNGITQNNRNRLLNQKTGVDGIKTGYTDQAGFSLASSQIKDSRRLIAIVLGAPSDTARTEESNKLLTYGFRFFENYDVADHGKSIAKLRINNAETYQYQLPVAVKNDVVLTLAKGQDKLIHLNVMANENLKAPIKKDQVVGTLTVTLKGKILVTTPVYALQSVEKAGFFTNIGHTIRGWF
- a CDS encoding DotA/TraY family protein, coding for MSSTIWGTVPAGDASQKVLNTIFGGDVQTLLTSINPTLFSTTFKYFNAGLLAVVFIIYAFVILVGTVNTARDGQFLGKNWSGHWISLRAIFGTMFAVPLSTGYCVAQYLIFAMVTAGVSFADYVWEKVVGDVITNNVPPVVSSEVSNNIDTYLATFMMSNLTRDMLGNDTFVKPEGSSGNAPCIKANNTLPVKVKVPQSTYDANDNVTGTSYTTEKFQVHPISCDISFSTDINNSFVQSYAEPLATAVQLNSDGSINSSVKPFDSYTSILNQGLSSWSQVEGSNDQYIQYKLDTADWIGKLNINQMVNQPSQSDINTIADQYGLSDYSYLIINLVEDPDEILDPKYSNAINDTSTQIIKKLEEYSGSITEECDYSDDTNICYKAKNYGWWDADTLYLDLDNSLSQNLQNLYANFAKLSNAANLVSNQTTIPIDYQFLNVHYIRVENGIDNLIKNSESFDPTDNSNYQYQAQVNLEPFQDQIAEDDSFTTSMSAVRDLFNQIISDSSLSDSDKSLYQQQVNNLLTDGMQFQYAQYLYIDYSLVSSVYSPYVDSSISNSKKQTEANKLFNKAVLPIINLFTFFSGNDIDFGGSEASVNTSNVTDQAQELLTEIFNSLGTNDNSAAAGGLLQQIYDIGCVNGDCSGDSDYTNDEGGTDFAAQNFSMIQNVQAVGMALIEGTINSMMGIFSHAKDQLQEIQNSAQKKFKKDKKKSEEYAGWNAATGGLYSSTFAAQSGLDYAQSMFQVTMKLAEFSLSLMWLPLVLFVLTSIFSIGISFSIIIPLTPYILFWAGKTAWLLLVIEAMAAAPVVALGLVYPEGHEVFGKAEPGIQICMNLILRPVFMILGMIFGIGLTYVVIQYSADGFHAITDSLLDLMPASNGTDAASYARGVFSCMIIFLYATFLSMAFMKCFSLIYVIPDKVLQWIGNTRGERAGEAEIQEFKGAGMQYAQSAAQAGGQTMTQGIEAEKSKTSSYAQGKRETSQATSQRNLAISNDSANTAKQAGEAALMM